One segment of Anopheles stephensi strain Indian chromosome 3, UCI_ANSTEP_V1.0, whole genome shotgun sequence DNA contains the following:
- the LOC118514704 gene encoding uncharacterized protein LOC118514704 isoform X1, which translates to MNRSTTTVRSARYQQWRLAGCGLLLLLVLAQPTTGADLKERARAALLLEKPNGPASCKVQQPQPCPPSKFRSASGECNNFNHRFWGARGDAFIRLLQPDYADGRLKPRTSVGSHALPTPDFIVSQLQRSVDEKAIHPHITAMLPAWGQLLAYDLVQILSPNSRYRCCRNQTQVDDSQDDVVQCYVRMGEGCREYKRSIPSHDPTNCEFHYRDQMNAASGFLDGSGLYGTTEKEIHALRTYLNGKVDTGACLRCNEPGAIGALHTVLLKEHNRIADQLAKLNPEWSDTTLFYETRRIVMAQIQHITYNEFLPILLGSQITNNPDLRLESGGYFSGYSSANRAGIFAEVAVGAVPAFLTMLPPDMYNDSMSAEILLSSPAMQQTFIPDHASFNDEWTPISLALQRGRDHGVPAYHKAINLCEKRFGKPFGSKLSFEDMQYFGLGQGKREVLEKMYQDPEDIDLLIGGLMETPALGTVFGPTLSCLMAIQFANMRSSDRFWYENDLPPSSLTLPQLQAIRRVTLSGLLCETKDVSRAQPKAFIREDPYLNARLNCEQLGGLDVSAWRSEQDDVVEEYMQEEQPTPPEFEELNMDLISSAMNKAKTKLNERKRQEYEAWVRQGGIDAKSPDGTAASFSKANRNALIIANTSLFYELATNEIVNSLHTLRRRKRQVFDNNLGGFTSDDFSNALQSVDVNQFITGSISPINLEPQCENLEAPCDTTTPFRTLTAHCNNLRNPELGQSLTVFARLLPAAYDDGISQPRSLSVTGTPLPNPRSISSLIHPDISNLHTRYSLMVMQYAQFLDHDLTMTPIHKGFHESIPSCRSCDSPRTVHPECSPFPVPPRDHYYPEVNVTSGERLCFPSMRSLPGQQTLGPREQINQNTAFLDASQIYGENGCIAKKLRGFSGRLNSTIHPIQGKELLPQSPVHPECKSPSGYCFIAGDGRASEQPGLTAIHTIFMREHNRIVEGLRGVNPHWNGDQLYEQARRIVVAQNQHITYNEFLPRILSWNAVNLYGLKLLPQGYYKEYNPTCNPSIVTEFATAAFRIGHSLLRPHIPRLSVQHQPIDPPLLLRDGFFRTDNFLQPGLVDEIARGLVATPMETLDQFITGEVTNHLFEDRRIPFSGFDLIALNIHRGRDHGIPSYNNYRALCNLKRAQTWEDLGREIPPEVIARLRRIYAHVDDIDLFPGGMSERPLQGGLVGPTFACIIAIQFRQLRKCDRFWYENEDPVVKFTEQQLAEIRKTTLARIICENLDITGDMQRAAFDLPSNFLNPRVPCNSMPQIDLSAWRENVVQGCQIGGKNVNVGDSAFPSPCTSCICTNEGPQCASLRITDCAQLAREWPRDVILRDDVCSAQCGLVLQNATPQGRNIPISLRPPPQRIARSRIVQQQTATTPFTFQGFQFPDLSQFIG; encoded by the exons GTACCAACAGTGGCGCCTAGCTGGATGTggtctactactactactagtcCTGGCACAGCCCACTACGGGAGCCGACCTGAAGGAACGGGCCCGTGCCGCTTTGCTGCTGGAAAAACCGAACGGTCCTGCCAGCTGCAAAGTTCAGCAACCTCAGCCCTGCCCACCGAGCAAGTTCCGGTCGGCATCCGGGGAATGTAACAACTTCAACCACCGGTTCTGGGGTGCCCGCGGTGATGCCTTCATCCGGCTGCTCCAACCGGACTATGCAGACGGCAGATTAAAGCCACGTACCTCGGTCGGTTCGCATGCGTTACCCACGCCAGACTTTATCGTCAGTCAGCTGCAACGATCCGTCGATGAGAAGGCTATCCATCCGCACATCACCGCCATGCTGCCCGCCTGGGGACAGCTGTTGGCGTACGATCTGGTGCAGATCCTATCGCCGAACTCACGCTACCGCTGCTGCCGCAATCAAACGCAGGTCGACGATTCACAGGACGACGTTGTGCAGTGTTACGTGCGGATGGGTGAAGGATGTCGCGAGTACAAGCGATCTATCCCATCGCACGATCCTACCAACTGTGAGTTCCACTATCGCGATCAGATGAATGCCGCCTCTGGCTTCCTGGACGGGTCGGGACTTTACGGTACGACGGAGAAGGAAATCCATGCGCTGCGTACGTACCTGAACGGTAAGGTAGATACCGGTGCCTGTCTGCGCTGTAACGAGCCTGGTGCGATCGGTGCACTGCACACGGTACTCCTGAAGGAACACAACCGCATTGCCGATCAGCTCGCGAAGCTTAATCCGGAATGGAGCGACACCACGCTGTTCTACGAAACGCGTCGCATCGTGATGGCCCAGATACAGCACATTACGTACAACGAGTTCTTGCCCATTCTGTTGGGCAGCCAGATCACAAACAATCCGGATCTACGGCTGGAGAGCGGTGGATACTTCAGCGGATACTCGAGCGCCAACCGTGCCGGTATCTTTGCGGAGGTAGCGGTCGGTGCTGTGCCAGCGTTCCTCACGATGCTTCCACCGGACATGTACAACGATTCTATGTCGGCCGAGATCCTGCTTTCCTCGCCGGCCATGCAGCAAACGTTCATCCCGGACCATGCCAGCTTTAACGACGAGTGGACACCAATTTCGTTGGCGCTGCAGCGTGGACGCGATCATGGCGTGCCGGCCTACCACAAGGCGATCAATCTGTGTGAAAAGCGCTTCGGTAAACCTTTCGGCAGCAAGCTTAGCTTCGAAGATATGCAGTACTTTGGACTGGGCCAGGGCAAGCGCGAAGTGTTGGAGAAGATGTACCA AGATCCAGAAGATATCGATCTGCTGATTGGAGGTTTGATGGAAACACCCGCCTTGGGCACGGTGTTCGGACCGACGCTATCCTGCCTGATGGCTATCCAGTTCGCAAACATGCGCAGCAGCGATCGGTTCTGGTACGAAAACGATCTTCCTCCGTCTTCGCTGACACTGCCCCAGCTGCAAGCTATCCGCCGTGTGACACTTTCCGGGTTGTTGTGCGAAACGAAGGACGTGTCGCGAGCCCAACCGAAAGCCTTCATCCGCGAGGATCCTTATCTGAACGCACGGCTTAACTGTGAGCAGCTTGGTGGGCTTGACGTTTCAGCCTGGCGCTCGGAGCAGGATGACGTGGTAGAGGAGTACATGCAGGAGGAGCAACCGACACCGCCCGAGTTCGAGGAACTCAACATGGACCTGATCTCGAGTGCCATGAACAAAGCGAAGACGAAGCTTAACGAACGCAAGCGGCAGGAGTACGAGGCCTGGGTGCGAC AGGGAGGCATCGATGCCAAGTCACCGGACGGAACGGCCGCTTCCTTCAGCAAGGCTAACCGTAACGCATTGATCATCGCCAACACTTCGCTGTTCTACGAGCTGGCAACGAACGAGATCGTCAACTCGCTGCATAC CCTGCGACGTCGCAAGCGTCAAGTGTTTGACAACAATCTGGGCGGCTTCACGAGCGACGACTTCAGCAATGCGCTCCAAAGCGTGGATGTCAATCAGTTCATTACGGGCTCGATCTCGCCCATCAACCTGGAACCGCAGTGCGAAAATCTGGAAGCACCGTGTGACACCACGACGCCCTTCCGCACGCTAACCGCCCACTGTAACAACCTGCGCAACCCTGAACTAGGCCAGTCACTTACCGTGTTTGCCCGGCTGCTGCCAGCGGCGTACGACGATGGCATATCACAGCCCCGATCACTGTCCGTCACCGGTACACCGCTGCCAAATCCGCGTTCGATCTCCTCGCTCATCCATCCGGACATTTCCAACCTGCACACGCGCTACTCGCTCATGGTGATGCAGTACGCCCAGTTCCTCGATCACGATCTCACGATGACACCGATTCACAAGGGTTTCCACGAATCCATACCCAGCTGTCGGTCGTGCGATTCTCCCCGTACGGTGCACCCCGAGTGTAGCCCATTCCCGGTGCCACCGCGTGATCACTACTATCCAGAGGTGAACGTAACCAGCGGCGAACGGTTGTGCTTCCCGTCGATGCGTTCGCTGCCCGGTCAGCAGACGCTCGGGCCACGTgaacaaatcaatcaaaacacAGCCTTCCTGGATGCGTCACAGATTTACGGCGAGAATGGGTGCATCGCGAAGAAGCTGCGCGGATTCTCGGGCCGACTGAACTCTACGATCCACCCGATCCAGGGCAAGGAACTGCTGCCCCAAAGCCCGGTCCATCCGGAGTGTAAATCGCCGAGCGGCTACTGCTTCATTGCCGGCGATGGGCGTGCCTCGGAACAGCCAGGTCTGACCGCCATCCACACGATATTCATGCGCGAGCACAACCGCATCGTCGAAGGACTGCGGGGAGTGAACCCGCACTGGAACGGAGACCAGCTGTACGAGCAGGCGCGACGTATCGTCGTCGCCCAAAACCAGCACATCACCTACAACGAGTTCCTGCCACGTATCCTCAGCTGGAACGCGGTCAACCTGTACGGGTTGAAGCTGTTGCCGCAGGGTTACTACAAGGAATACAACCCAACCTGTAACCCATCGATCGTGACAGAGTTCGCTACGGCCGCATTCCGCATCGGGCACTCGTTGCTTCGTCCACACATTCCACGGCTCAGCGTACAGCATCAGCCAATCGATCCTCCGCTACTGCTGCGTGACGGATTCTTCCGCACGGACAACTTCCTGCAGCCCGGACTGGTGGATGAGATTGCGCGCGGTCTCGTAGCGACGCCGATGGAAACGCTCGACCAGTTCATTACCGGCGAGGTGACGAACCATCTGTTCGAGGATCGACGCATTCCATTCTCCGGGTTCGATCTGATTGCGCTCAACATTCACCGTGGCCGTGATCATGGCATCCCGTCGTACAACAACTATCGGGCGCTGTGCAATCTGAAGCGGGCCCAAACCTGGGAAGACCTTGGCCGGGAGATTCCACCGGAGGTGATTGCACGGTTGCGTCGCATCTACGCGCACGTCGACGATATCGATCTCTTCCCGGGCGGTATGTCCGAACGGCCGCTACAGGGTGGACTGGTAGGACCGACCTTCGCCTGCATTATTGCGATCCAGTTCCGACAGTTGCGCAAGTGTGATCGTTTCTG GTACGAAAATGAAGATCCAGTGGTTAAGTTTACCGAGCAGCAGCTGGCCGAGATCCGGAAAACGACACTGGCGAGAATTATTTGCGAAAATCTCGACATCACCGGTGATATGCAGCGAGCAGCTTTCGATCTACCAAGCAACTTCCT CAATCCAAGAGTGCCGTGCAATTCCATGCCACAAATTGATCTCAGCGCATGGAGGGAAAACGTGGTCCAGGGATGCCAGATCGGGGGCAAGAACGTGAACGTCGGCGATTCGGCCTTCCCATCACCGTGCACGAGCTGTATCTGTACCAATGAAGGG CCTCAATGTGCCTCGCTACGCATTACCGACTGTGCCCAGCTGGCCCGCGAGTGGCCCCGCGACGTAATCCTCCGGGACGATGTTTGCAG
- the LOC118514704 gene encoding uncharacterized protein LOC118514704 isoform X2, translating to MLTYQQWRLAGCGLLLLLVLAQPTTGADLKERARAALLLEKPNGPASCKVQQPQPCPPSKFRSASGECNNFNHRFWGARGDAFIRLLQPDYADGRLKPRTSVGSHALPTPDFIVSQLQRSVDEKAIHPHITAMLPAWGQLLAYDLVQILSPNSRYRCCRNQTQVDDSQDDVVQCYVRMGEGCREYKRSIPSHDPTNCEFHYRDQMNAASGFLDGSGLYGTTEKEIHALRTYLNGKVDTGACLRCNEPGAIGALHTVLLKEHNRIADQLAKLNPEWSDTTLFYETRRIVMAQIQHITYNEFLPILLGSQITNNPDLRLESGGYFSGYSSANRAGIFAEVAVGAVPAFLTMLPPDMYNDSMSAEILLSSPAMQQTFIPDHASFNDEWTPISLALQRGRDHGVPAYHKAINLCEKRFGKPFGSKLSFEDMQYFGLGQGKREVLEKMYQDPEDIDLLIGGLMETPALGTVFGPTLSCLMAIQFANMRSSDRFWYENDLPPSSLTLPQLQAIRRVTLSGLLCETKDVSRAQPKAFIREDPYLNARLNCEQLGGLDVSAWRSEQDDVVEEYMQEEQPTPPEFEELNMDLISSAMNKAKTKLNERKRQEYEAWVRQGGIDAKSPDGTAASFSKANRNALIIANTSLFYELATNEIVNSLHTLRRRKRQVFDNNLGGFTSDDFSNALQSVDVNQFITGSISPINLEPQCENLEAPCDTTTPFRTLTAHCNNLRNPELGQSLTVFARLLPAAYDDGISQPRSLSVTGTPLPNPRSISSLIHPDISNLHTRYSLMVMQYAQFLDHDLTMTPIHKGFHESIPSCRSCDSPRTVHPECSPFPVPPRDHYYPEVNVTSGERLCFPSMRSLPGQQTLGPREQINQNTAFLDASQIYGENGCIAKKLRGFSGRLNSTIHPIQGKELLPQSPVHPECKSPSGYCFIAGDGRASEQPGLTAIHTIFMREHNRIVEGLRGVNPHWNGDQLYEQARRIVVAQNQHITYNEFLPRILSWNAVNLYGLKLLPQGYYKEYNPTCNPSIVTEFATAAFRIGHSLLRPHIPRLSVQHQPIDPPLLLRDGFFRTDNFLQPGLVDEIARGLVATPMETLDQFITGEVTNHLFEDRRIPFSGFDLIALNIHRGRDHGIPSYNNYRALCNLKRAQTWEDLGREIPPEVIARLRRIYAHVDDIDLFPGGMSERPLQGGLVGPTFACIIAIQFRQLRKCDRFWYENEDPVVKFTEQQLAEIRKTTLARIICENLDITGDMQRAAFDLPSNFLNPRVPCNSMPQIDLSAWRENVVQGCQIGGKNVNVGDSAFPSPCTSCICTNEGPQCASLRITDCAQLAREWPRDVILRDDVCSAQCGLVLQNATPQGRNIPISLRPPPQRIARSRIVQQQTATTPFTFQGFQFPDLSQFIG from the exons ATGTTAAC GTACCAACAGTGGCGCCTAGCTGGATGTggtctactactactactagtcCTGGCACAGCCCACTACGGGAGCCGACCTGAAGGAACGGGCCCGTGCCGCTTTGCTGCTGGAAAAACCGAACGGTCCTGCCAGCTGCAAAGTTCAGCAACCTCAGCCCTGCCCACCGAGCAAGTTCCGGTCGGCATCCGGGGAATGTAACAACTTCAACCACCGGTTCTGGGGTGCCCGCGGTGATGCCTTCATCCGGCTGCTCCAACCGGACTATGCAGACGGCAGATTAAAGCCACGTACCTCGGTCGGTTCGCATGCGTTACCCACGCCAGACTTTATCGTCAGTCAGCTGCAACGATCCGTCGATGAGAAGGCTATCCATCCGCACATCACCGCCATGCTGCCCGCCTGGGGACAGCTGTTGGCGTACGATCTGGTGCAGATCCTATCGCCGAACTCACGCTACCGCTGCTGCCGCAATCAAACGCAGGTCGACGATTCACAGGACGACGTTGTGCAGTGTTACGTGCGGATGGGTGAAGGATGTCGCGAGTACAAGCGATCTATCCCATCGCACGATCCTACCAACTGTGAGTTCCACTATCGCGATCAGATGAATGCCGCCTCTGGCTTCCTGGACGGGTCGGGACTTTACGGTACGACGGAGAAGGAAATCCATGCGCTGCGTACGTACCTGAACGGTAAGGTAGATACCGGTGCCTGTCTGCGCTGTAACGAGCCTGGTGCGATCGGTGCACTGCACACGGTACTCCTGAAGGAACACAACCGCATTGCCGATCAGCTCGCGAAGCTTAATCCGGAATGGAGCGACACCACGCTGTTCTACGAAACGCGTCGCATCGTGATGGCCCAGATACAGCACATTACGTACAACGAGTTCTTGCCCATTCTGTTGGGCAGCCAGATCACAAACAATCCGGATCTACGGCTGGAGAGCGGTGGATACTTCAGCGGATACTCGAGCGCCAACCGTGCCGGTATCTTTGCGGAGGTAGCGGTCGGTGCTGTGCCAGCGTTCCTCACGATGCTTCCACCGGACATGTACAACGATTCTATGTCGGCCGAGATCCTGCTTTCCTCGCCGGCCATGCAGCAAACGTTCATCCCGGACCATGCCAGCTTTAACGACGAGTGGACACCAATTTCGTTGGCGCTGCAGCGTGGACGCGATCATGGCGTGCCGGCCTACCACAAGGCGATCAATCTGTGTGAAAAGCGCTTCGGTAAACCTTTCGGCAGCAAGCTTAGCTTCGAAGATATGCAGTACTTTGGACTGGGCCAGGGCAAGCGCGAAGTGTTGGAGAAGATGTACCA AGATCCAGAAGATATCGATCTGCTGATTGGAGGTTTGATGGAAACACCCGCCTTGGGCACGGTGTTCGGACCGACGCTATCCTGCCTGATGGCTATCCAGTTCGCAAACATGCGCAGCAGCGATCGGTTCTGGTACGAAAACGATCTTCCTCCGTCTTCGCTGACACTGCCCCAGCTGCAAGCTATCCGCCGTGTGACACTTTCCGGGTTGTTGTGCGAAACGAAGGACGTGTCGCGAGCCCAACCGAAAGCCTTCATCCGCGAGGATCCTTATCTGAACGCACGGCTTAACTGTGAGCAGCTTGGTGGGCTTGACGTTTCAGCCTGGCGCTCGGAGCAGGATGACGTGGTAGAGGAGTACATGCAGGAGGAGCAACCGACACCGCCCGAGTTCGAGGAACTCAACATGGACCTGATCTCGAGTGCCATGAACAAAGCGAAGACGAAGCTTAACGAACGCAAGCGGCAGGAGTACGAGGCCTGGGTGCGAC AGGGAGGCATCGATGCCAAGTCACCGGACGGAACGGCCGCTTCCTTCAGCAAGGCTAACCGTAACGCATTGATCATCGCCAACACTTCGCTGTTCTACGAGCTGGCAACGAACGAGATCGTCAACTCGCTGCATAC CCTGCGACGTCGCAAGCGTCAAGTGTTTGACAACAATCTGGGCGGCTTCACGAGCGACGACTTCAGCAATGCGCTCCAAAGCGTGGATGTCAATCAGTTCATTACGGGCTCGATCTCGCCCATCAACCTGGAACCGCAGTGCGAAAATCTGGAAGCACCGTGTGACACCACGACGCCCTTCCGCACGCTAACCGCCCACTGTAACAACCTGCGCAACCCTGAACTAGGCCAGTCACTTACCGTGTTTGCCCGGCTGCTGCCAGCGGCGTACGACGATGGCATATCACAGCCCCGATCACTGTCCGTCACCGGTACACCGCTGCCAAATCCGCGTTCGATCTCCTCGCTCATCCATCCGGACATTTCCAACCTGCACACGCGCTACTCGCTCATGGTGATGCAGTACGCCCAGTTCCTCGATCACGATCTCACGATGACACCGATTCACAAGGGTTTCCACGAATCCATACCCAGCTGTCGGTCGTGCGATTCTCCCCGTACGGTGCACCCCGAGTGTAGCCCATTCCCGGTGCCACCGCGTGATCACTACTATCCAGAGGTGAACGTAACCAGCGGCGAACGGTTGTGCTTCCCGTCGATGCGTTCGCTGCCCGGTCAGCAGACGCTCGGGCCACGTgaacaaatcaatcaaaacacAGCCTTCCTGGATGCGTCACAGATTTACGGCGAGAATGGGTGCATCGCGAAGAAGCTGCGCGGATTCTCGGGCCGACTGAACTCTACGATCCACCCGATCCAGGGCAAGGAACTGCTGCCCCAAAGCCCGGTCCATCCGGAGTGTAAATCGCCGAGCGGCTACTGCTTCATTGCCGGCGATGGGCGTGCCTCGGAACAGCCAGGTCTGACCGCCATCCACACGATATTCATGCGCGAGCACAACCGCATCGTCGAAGGACTGCGGGGAGTGAACCCGCACTGGAACGGAGACCAGCTGTACGAGCAGGCGCGACGTATCGTCGTCGCCCAAAACCAGCACATCACCTACAACGAGTTCCTGCCACGTATCCTCAGCTGGAACGCGGTCAACCTGTACGGGTTGAAGCTGTTGCCGCAGGGTTACTACAAGGAATACAACCCAACCTGTAACCCATCGATCGTGACAGAGTTCGCTACGGCCGCATTCCGCATCGGGCACTCGTTGCTTCGTCCACACATTCCACGGCTCAGCGTACAGCATCAGCCAATCGATCCTCCGCTACTGCTGCGTGACGGATTCTTCCGCACGGACAACTTCCTGCAGCCCGGACTGGTGGATGAGATTGCGCGCGGTCTCGTAGCGACGCCGATGGAAACGCTCGACCAGTTCATTACCGGCGAGGTGACGAACCATCTGTTCGAGGATCGACGCATTCCATTCTCCGGGTTCGATCTGATTGCGCTCAACATTCACCGTGGCCGTGATCATGGCATCCCGTCGTACAACAACTATCGGGCGCTGTGCAATCTGAAGCGGGCCCAAACCTGGGAAGACCTTGGCCGGGAGATTCCACCGGAGGTGATTGCACGGTTGCGTCGCATCTACGCGCACGTCGACGATATCGATCTCTTCCCGGGCGGTATGTCCGAACGGCCGCTACAGGGTGGACTGGTAGGACCGACCTTCGCCTGCATTATTGCGATCCAGTTCCGACAGTTGCGCAAGTGTGATCGTTTCTG GTACGAAAATGAAGATCCAGTGGTTAAGTTTACCGAGCAGCAGCTGGCCGAGATCCGGAAAACGACACTGGCGAGAATTATTTGCGAAAATCTCGACATCACCGGTGATATGCAGCGAGCAGCTTTCGATCTACCAAGCAACTTCCT CAATCCAAGAGTGCCGTGCAATTCCATGCCACAAATTGATCTCAGCGCATGGAGGGAAAACGTGGTCCAGGGATGCCAGATCGGGGGCAAGAACGTGAACGTCGGCGATTCGGCCTTCCCATCACCGTGCACGAGCTGTATCTGTACCAATGAAGGG CCTCAATGTGCCTCGCTACGCATTACCGACTGTGCCCAGCTGGCCCGCGAGTGGCCCCGCGACGTAATCCTCCGGGACGATGTTTGCAG